In the Solanum pennellii chromosome 5, SPENNV200 genome, one interval contains:
- the LOC107019898 gene encoding uncharacterized protein LOC107019898 — MGNSPIPSYLKEKTCNCKIKVQDKEKGGNVVLLYASMHHDVQTVINLSGCYNLKEGIAERLGKDFEAAIKKYGYIDVKNVAGNFDYLVTEKSLMDLLATNMDEAYLQIDKNCRVLTVHGSADIISWEDALEFNKKISNHKSHIIQGATHCYISHQDELTTAVLSFIKEDQLQN; from the exons atgggaAATAGCCCAATTCCTAGCTACCTAAAAGAAAAAAC GTGCAACTGCAAAATCAAAGTTCAAGATAAAGAGAAGG GAGGGAATGTTGTGCTTCTATATGCTTCTATGCATCATGATGTTCAGACAGTCATCAATCTGTCTGGCTGTTATAATCTAAAGGAAGGCATTGCAGAGCGCTTGGGAAAGGACTTCGAGGCAGCAATCAAGAAATATGGCTACATTGATGTTAAAAACGTAGCAG GGAACTTTGATTACCTTGTTACCGAGAAAAGTTTAATGGATCTACTTGCTACAAACATGGATGAAGCATACCTTCAAATTGACAAAAATTGCAG GGTATTGACAGTTCATGGGTCTGCTGACATTATTTCATGGGAAGATGCTCTCGAATTCAACAAGAAGATTTCAAACCACAAGTCACATATCATTCAAGGAGCCACTCATTGCTATATTTCACACCAAGACGAGTTAACGACTGCCGTCTTGTCATTCATAAAGGAAGATCAGCTGCAGAATTAG